In a single window of the Hirundo rustica isolate bHirRus1 chromosome 7, bHirRus1.pri.v3, whole genome shotgun sequence genome:
- the CD28 gene encoding T-cell-specific surface glycoprotein CD28 yields the protein MLLGILVVLCFIPTADVTENKILVAQHPLLIVANQTATLVCNYTYNGTGKEFRASLHKGTDSSVEVCFISWNTTKISSNSNKEFNCQGNHDKDKVIFNIWNMNANQTDIYFCKIEVMYPPPYVYNEKSNGTVIHVKETPTQIQEPQSAIPLWILASVIGILALYSMLITAVFINYWQKSKKNIYHQSDYMNMTARHPPYQKNKGYPSYAPTRDYTAYRSWQP from the exons ATGCTCCTGGGGATCCTCGTGGTGCTCTGTTTCATCCCCACCGCTGATGTAACAG aaaacaagattttagtGGCTCAGCATCCTTTGCTCATTGTAGCTAACCAGACTGCAACTCTGGTTTGCAACTACACCTACAATGGGACAGGGAAGGAATTTCGAGCTTCGCTACACAAAGGAACTGACAGTTCAGTTGAAGTTTGCTTCATTTCATGGAACACAACCAAAATTAGCAGCAATTCAAATAAAGAATTTAACTGCCAGGGGAATCATGATAAAGACAAAGTCATCTTCAATATTTGGAACATGAATGCCAACCAAACTGACATCTACTTCTGCAAAATTGAGGTCATGTATCCACCCCCATACGTCTACAATGAGAAGAGTAATGGGACTGTCATTCATGTGAAAG AGACACCCACCCAAATACAAGAGCCTCAGTCTGCAATTCCTTTGTGGATTCTGGCATCAGTGATTGGAATTCTTGCACTCTACAGCATGCTAATAACTGCAGTTTTTATTAACTACTGG CAAAAATCCAAAAAGAATATCTACCATCAGAGCGACTACATGAACATGACTGCCCGGCACCCGCCATACCAGAAGAACAAGGGTTACCCGTCCTATGCACCAACACGAGACTACACCGCGTATCGGTCCTGGCAGCCCTGA